catcaccagtgcaaaggTATTTTCTGCAAAGACCTGGGGGTTGAAAGCAATAAAAGTGTTTAGTTGAAGGGTGTGGGGGCTTTGCTGCATTGTGGGATGGACTCTATCTGGTTTGTGTCTGTGTCAGCTCTTTCTGAGAGGGGTACCTCCTCCTGTCTCTCAACTAATTAACCATCTGAATGAGTGCTCCAGGCACATCCTTCTGTGTCTGACCCAATCTTCCCAGAGCACCTAAATCTTTCCCATTCCTTGCCACTTCATGCCGGCGTGGGGACAGATGGTGCAACAGTACAAGCAGAGGAAATCCAGACGGGTTTCCATTTTGCCTTGGGGCCTGTCTCTACAACTCTGCCACACTTTGTCCTTGAACACAGAGAGAGGTGTTCTGAGGATTGAGGCAGGGGGGAAGAGAGGAGCATAGGGATCGTCCCCGGTCATGTAAGGGAAAAGAACAGAAGGTTTGTTTTTCCATGGACACAACGTGCGTCATTTGCTTGATTTCTGCTAATCATATCAACAGAATTAAGGTACATTTGTACCCCGTTCTGAAGATAAAGAATTTGAGACCTTGAACAAAAGAACACTGCTTACATGGGGAGGGTGAACTGTGTGTTTTTGGCACTTGGCATTATGATGGTCACTGATGGTATTTGATGCAAGCGTGGGGCCATCCCTCATGCACACATGGCTCCTGGGCCTGCCCTATAGGTGATGGGGGAAGAACTGATGCCATGGTGTGGCAGATAAGCTCTCTTATGTGGGGCCATCACTTCTTACCCCTTCCCCTTCCCGCAGTTCCCCTTCATTCCTACAGGGAGGCACCTCCTGGCTTTTTAGTAGGCTGATGCTTGGCGAGAAAAGCCAGTGAACCAGACCACATCATGGAGTTTCATGGACACCATTTGTGGGTCACAGGATgggttgtgtttttgttgttttttttgttgttgttgttgttttagtttttgaattatatctagccatgctcagaggttactcttagctctaccctcaggaatccctcctggcggtgctctggggatcatatgggatgccatggatcctGGCTAGATCAGTTGcataagcatcctacccacttaAAGTCATGTTCTTCTGCCACATCTCCCTTATGACTCCCATTACATTGGTGAGGACTGTGAGTTGGAAGCCGGTTTACTGCATCTTCTGCTTCAGGAGGAAGCTCTCAAGGCAGTGAGCAAGACAGCACAGTACCAATCACCATATTCCCAGCACCAGAGCTGCTAAGTGCGTGGGAGGTAGGGTGGGCTAAGgactattggttttgtttttagatttcagGCTTCTAGAAGATGAACTTTTAGGCACCacagtttacaatactgttagtgACACGGTTTCATACATAGCAATCCCTCCCTACAGtgcctgcttccctccaccattgtcacaGTGTTTCCGTGCCTCCCCAGTTATATGCCATCTCCTTTTCCCCCCTAACTGCAGTGGCTTCCTACTAAATATCAGTAGGAATATCATTTCTGTTAtacctttgggcatttgttattgcCCTTCTCTGCTATTTTATGTCCAGTACATGAAAAAGCTcgattctgtgtctgtctctctgattGTCCTCAGCACTCTGCTCTCCTGTTCCATCCACATAGCAAAAAATCTCATCTCTTCTTACAGCTGAGTAGTTGTCCATTGTACATGTGCCATAGCTTCTTGATCTGGTCATAGACACTTAGTTTGTTTCCAGAGaacagtgctgcagtgaacatggaCATGGAGATGTCGTCTGTGTCTTTTAAGTATGGCTGTTAAGTGCAGCCAGCAGCAGTGCTAGTTCAGGTTGTCCTACCTAAATGCTGGAACTGGGATGACGATGCTTCTCTCCCAGCTGGTCATTTTCTGGAGTTCCAGTTCTTTAATGGTGGAAGTGTTAGGACGTGTATATCTCCTTATTTCAAAATCAGGTTCTACAAAAAAGTTGTATGTGTCAAGTTCTCAGGCAGATAAGTGCTACAAATAACACTTGATTCTTTCTAGCTCTTTGCGGACCTTCCAGCTGTCCTCTCTAGGGTCCTCCTGGTTTACCCTTTAGCCATGTCCATGTATTGTTAGGGTCACTGGGTTCTGCAACAAGAAAACATCCCGTTCTGCTCCTGGCTTGTAACTAATTGATTTGGAACCGGGCTGAGAGCCCCTGATTTAGATGTAGCTAACAAATACTTGGAACCCAAGTTTCCTGGCTCACAACACTCGCATTTGTTTTCCAGGTAATGCTGGAGGATGGGAGAAGCAAAGGATTTGGCTTTGTCTGCTTCTCCTCTCCTGAAGAGGCAACCAAAGCAGTCACTGAGATGAATGGCCGTATCGTGGGCTCTAAGCCCCTGTATGTTGCGCTGGCCCAGAGGAAGGAGGAGCGAAAGGCTCACCTGACCAACCAGTACATGCAGCGAGTGGCCGGCATGAGAGCACTCCCTGCCAATGCCATCTTAAACCAGTTCCAGCCTGCAGCTGGGGGCTACTTTGTGCCAGCTGTTCCACAGGTAAGTTTGCTGGACACTCTGGGCCCTGTGGGACTTGCCTGCTAATAGCTACTCTGAGGGGGCGTTGTAGGATATTGGAGGGCTGGGGCTAGGATGACAGAGTGTCGCAAGTGAAAATGAGGAAGAACAGGCAGCGGTAGAATTAGAATCCTTTgctagcacagcaggaagaataTTCAGCTTACATGTCGCCAACTCGGGCTCAATCTCtgaaatcccatgtggtcccctgagtatctctgggtgtggtccccaaaccaaaaaatttaaaaaaaaaattccattagaGTAGTGGAAAGAGCACAACAGGTAAGTTACTTGCacaggcggctgacccaggttcaatcacctgcCCTGTGTATAACTGAATATGGCCCAACCCTATCACccccaaaataatcttttttttgtttttgttttttttgggccacactcaaacactgagtttgatgctcaggggttactcctggctaagcactcagaaattgcccctggcttggggggactatatgggacgccatgaccttgattcaattccccaacaccaccatatatggtcccttgaacatagCCATGAATAGTCCCTGAAGCCCAACCAGGGTGGGctaaacccaaaaaaataaaagggtctTCATTAGCTGAGCTTGGAGGGAAAGTGTGAAGCCCTACACTCAGCACTGCTGAACAGAAGGAAACAGATCGGCATTAACTAGCTAGCCTCTCTGCCTCTTTAGCTTTTGAACAGTGAATCTTGAGTCCAATATAAGGTGAGCGACTTCTCTAGTGTGGGTTCAGATCCTTAAAATGTTGAAAGGGCTTTTGTGTTCTCCCCTCAGGCTCAGGGAAGACCTCCGTATTACACACCTAACCAGCTGGCACAGATGAGGCCTAATCCACGCTGGCAGCAAGGTGGGAGACCTCAAGGTAGGTGATAGGGAGTTACAACTTCTGTTGGCCCAGGGTAGATGGGCCTGCATGGTCTCTCCTGTCTTTCCTGCTCTGAGGCACAGCCTATGAATGGTCCACGTTCCTTGTCAGTGACTTTTGGTTTTTGTCTATTCACCAGGCTTCCAAGGCATGCCAAGTGCTATACGCCAGTCTGGGCCTCGTCCAACTCTTCGCCACCTGGCTCCAACTGGTAATGCTCCGGCCTCTCGTGGCCTCCCTACTACCGCTCAGAGAGTCGGTGAGCAAAATGGCCTTGAGAAACATGACTCAGGGAATGGTCAGGATGATGTCTAGGCCTGCCCAGCGCTGATCAGCTTGCTGTGCGCTTGTTCTTTAGTCTTGGCGCTTCAGTCTTAGCTGTGCGTGTAGAGAGGTATGAAGGTGCAGAGAAGCAGCGGTGAGTCCTAGAAGTGTTGGTGACATGCTGAGGTGCTTTGCTCAAAATTAGTGACTCACGAAATAGGTTAACTGTAGAAATTTGTTAGACAGGTGATCTCCTGATTACGGTCGGAGATCCTGGGGAACTTTCTAAGATCATGTCCTCTATTCCGAGAGGTGGAAGGAGTCGTGTCTTCTCTATTGGCACTTTCTCGAAAATAACAATAGTGGCCCTGTGTGTTATGTGTTGCGTGAACATGCTTTGGAATTTCTTCTTCCGTGGGACGTGACCAGTTGGACCTCTGCTGCCAACACTGATGTGCATTTGCTGGTCTGTTGTAGGGTCTGAGTGCCCGGACCGCTTGGCTATGGACTTTGGTGGGGCTGGTGCCGCCCAGCAAGGGCTGACTGACAGCTGCCAGTCTGGAGGTGGTATTGGACGCACAGAATGGGGAAAGAGGGAATTGATGGGTCTTTGCCCAGGCTGATGGGCTTTaaactctctcttctttttccaagGCGTCCCCACAGCTGTGCAGAACTTAGCCCCTCGTGCTGCTGTAGCTGCTACTGCCCCTCGAGCTGTAACACCATACAAATATGCCTCCAGCGTCCGCAGCCCCCACCCTGCCTTGCAGCCTTTGCAGGTGAGCAGGTGTTAGGGTCCTGCTCTGTGTTGCCAGTCCTTTGGAGACAGTACCCTGCAGGAGGCTCTTCCAAGGAAGGCAGAGCCGGTCCTGTTTCCTCCCACCCACCGCTCACTTGGCTCTCACTTTCCAGTTGCCAGCTGTGCTATGCAGTCAGTGATGGTAGGAAAGATATTAATTTACTTTGCAGATAACTGCAGTTTTAGGGTGTGTTGGGGGAGTTGGAGCCAGTTTTCCAGTTTCTTGGCTGGAACCTGTGATCTTTGGAGCCGTGTCCCCACTTCCTCAGGCAAGCTAGGAGGCAGCGAGCTTATTGCCATACTCAGCTGTTGGCTGTGGAGGAGCCATACTTGGCCTGCAGGATCCTGATCTGCTGTCTCCTCGGCCTTGTGCTGGTCCACTGGAGATTTCCTAGGACTTGCTGCTGTGTGAAGTGTTTGCCTTCCTGAGGCTGGCTCTGGCGCTGCTCACAGTCCTCAAGCTTTTGGTACAAGATGGTGGTGTGTAGCATAATGAAAGCAGTGTGATAATCACAGCCTAAAATTCCTTTCTCATCTGAAAGTAGAACTTAATTTTCAAGAGGAGGCTCTACGGCGGCCTCCTGTTCCCCACCTGCACTGGTTAGAAAGACTTTAGGTTCTTGTTGCCTTACCTCCTGTGGATTTCCATGATAAACCTGAGCCTCACCTCATTTCTGTCAGTCCCTCATCAGACCTCTCTTTCCCTACATTCTCCTTCCCTCGTCATAGCGAGTCATTGCTCATGTAGCTGGTTGTATTCTTGGGTCCACACCACTCTGCCTCTCCCTGCCTTCTTCCCTGAGCCCAGGATTTTCTGAGCAGCCTGGGCACCCTTCAGAGACTGAGGGGTCAATTGGTCTCTTGGCTGTGCTGACTGCCATCTCTCCTGGCCCCCAGGCGCCCCAGCCCGCGGTGCACGTGCAAGGCCAGGAGCCCCTCACAGCCTCCATGTTGGCAGCAGCGCCTCCCCAGGAGCAGAAGCAGATGCTGGGTGAGTGGACCTGTTCCCTTCTTTAGTTGGGGGCTAGAGCCTGTGGTTCCCTTAGACCCATCAATTCATTCTCAGGGTGTTTCTGGGTCTTTTTGTTTCAGGCACCACGCTTCACAATGCTTCCAATGTGATACtttggaaatcattcctggtgggaacTGTGGTGCACGCAGAGCCTGGGCTCAGCTTGTAAAGCACCCAGCCCTCACCTGGTATTGAACCAACAAATATCTTCCAGGAGAACGTCTGTTCCCGCTCATCCAGACGATGCACTCAAACCTGGCGGGCAAAATCACAGGCATGCTGCTGGAGATCGACAACTCGGAGCTGCTGCACATGCTGGAGTCGCCCGAGTCTCTCCGGTCCAAGGTGAGCTACTCCCAGCCCCCCACTTCCACTCAAAATGTCTGCAGTCCCTTTGACCCTCTTCCATTTGGGGATATGGTCAGCTGCAAGAATTTCCCGCCACCCTGAAGGTTAGAGAGGACACACTCTCCTCAGAGATCACTGATATCCGCATCCCACAGGTGGATGAAGCTGTGGCCGTTCTACAGGCCCATCATGCCAAGAAAGAAGCTGCCCAGAAGGTGGGCACTGTGGCTGCTGCTACCTCCTAGACCCAGGAAAACAACGTATGTGTCATTTCTGCTTTCCTAAAAGATTAGGGGCTGCCAGGTGGGCTTTTGTCAGCTGGGTGAGCTTATCTGGAGAAAAGATCATGAGGAATGAGTTTTCAGGTGCCAGCAACAGTTTTCCTCATGAAGAGCAGCTGGTTCTTGTCTCAAGAATCACCTTGTTGGTCTGACCTGGTGACCAAGGACATGCGAAAATTCTTAGTCCCTAAAAGTCTCCTGGCTGCTCTGCAGCCACTGGTTAGCTAAATACCTAGGAGACCCCAAGTGTCAATGTGGAAGGCACAGGCACATCTGACTAGTGACATGGGTCCTTCCAGTAGACATGAGCCATAAGGAGTTGGTTTTTAAGGTCAAGTCCTAGTGTCTGCCAAGGATTGCAGTGATTCTGAAGTTATTTTGCTTATGTGTTATGTTGGTGTTTTTCTTTGCAGCATCCAAAAGCCAAATAACCCCTCACAGAATTCAGCTCAAGGTTTGAAGCTCGTCCTATGGACCTCAACACCAAGAACCACAATCACAAATTTAATAGGTCATTTTGTATCAAAAGGTCAAATATGAAGCGCCTAGaatttttcaattaaaagaatatattttctggGTTCTGTTCTGACCCAGAtagtgttaacttttttttctattgtggGTTTTGAGTTCTCCCCCCAGAGATTGGTTTTATTTGATGTAACCAAGTCTTAAGTTTctcaataaagaagaaaaacctcCATAGAACTGCTTCtgtttaaaaactttaatttacACAGTTTGTATAAATTCCAGGTCTGCTCATTTTAGAGTGTAAGAGTCAAGATTAGTAGAAATTCTCCTTATCTGATATTTTGTAGTCATTTGAGTCTAGAAGGTAGCATCACTATTGCATTTATTTTGGAAAGATCTTGGGGAGGGGGGgtaactcctggccctgtgctcaggaattaatcctggtggtacccaagggagtatatgggatgccaagattgattccaggtcagctgcatgtaaggcaagcactctgcctgctgtactgtctctaggCCCCAGCAATCAGTTTTGAGTGGATCTTGGACCTGGCACAGGAACATGGGGAAGGGTAAGATTGGtacatggggggccggagagatagcgtggaggtaaggcatgtgccttgcattcagaaggtcggtggtttccAGAAAGTGCCAACAGAGAAGACACGACTCCTTCTACCTCTTGGAATAGACGACATGATCTTAAAAAGTTCCCCAGGATCTCCGACTGTACTCGGGAGATCATCTGTCTAACAAATTTCTACAGTTAACCTATTTCATGAGTCACTgattttgagccaggagtaacccctgagcactgctgggtgtgacccaaaaaacaaacaaacaaaaagattggcACATGGTCGAATGCAGAAACTGACCCCTCTCTTTGGACTACTAGTTGGGTTTCATCAGTACCTGTTGTCTTCCACTGTTTCAGTTCTGAAGATCTGGCCAGTGCTAGATTTCATCACTAAGCTTTTCCTGCTGATAGAAAATTTGCTTGACAGACAGGTCTAACCACAGCAAACAAACACTTATGTCCTGAATGTTTTGTATTCTTTTAATCCTCAAAAGAATGGAACTTGGCCAAGATTAGTCAACCTACTTCCCCTCCCTGACCTCGGTCCAGTCCTCAGAGCTGGTCCTTCACATAGCCAGTCCTTTTCCTTGCGTTTTTctctaaactttttttgtttgttttgtcttggggtcacactcaggtgCTAtggaagttattcctggctctgcactcaggaaccattcttggtgggctcagaggacaatataggatgcttaTGATCAAACGTAGgccaagtgctttacctgctgtactattgctctagcccacacctgttttctctttctggatttttgggccacacccggtgacactcaggggttactcctggctatgcgctcagaagtcgctcctggcttgggggaccatatgggacaccgtatTTAACACCCTGGGGTGTTAAACCACAGTTCAtctagggtcagccatgtgcaaagcaaatgccctaccgctgcaccattgctctggccccagcacacctagttttgggggaggggggcacacccatgaCAATCAgtttgctcctagcttggaggaccatatgggacaccgggggattgaactgcggtctgtcctaggttagtgtgcaaggcagacaccttaccgcttgtgccaccgctccagccccctaattttTCTTAAGTCTTGGTTTGATCTTAACTAAAGGCCCGATCTGAACCATTAACCATTGTTTATTCTCCTTAACCATTGGTTTATTCCTCTGTCTCTGCTAATTTTTGAGGGGTTGgttgggagtttgggccacacctggcaataaaTACTAGTGttaacttctggctatgctcaagaattactcctggcaggttccagggggactatatgggatgcaggaggggCGGGTGGGGTAGGGTAAGGAATTAAACCTGCTTTGCCAGtgtagcatgcaaggcatgaaTCTTAAGTACTGTCACTTTGGCCCCCTACAATTCTTCCTAGGAGGCCTAGAGGCTGAGGGACTGGGCTAGTATGTGCCATATGGTGAGGATTGAATGGAGGCTAGGGATTGGACCCTCACCTGCGAAGGGACATTATCTAGATGGCTTAGATAGACCTACTTTCCACAGCCCTGGAGCTAGTGACAGTAATCCCTAACAGGCATTACAGCTGGTGCCAGTTCGCAGACTGCAGCTTGGCCCTTTGGGTATTCCCATAAATCTGGGGAAATCAGTGCTTACTGCATGGCTGGTGAGCTTGTGAACAGAATTGAGTGGGGGTTCCTGGGAAGGACCATTCTACCCGGAGAGGTGAGGCCAGAGCAGTCTTTGAAAGGTCAGTCAGCCAAATAGGGATCTAAAAgaagagccagagtaatagtacccTGGGTAGtgcaacttgccttgcatgtggctgacctgaatttaatttctggcatctcatacggaccctgagcaccatccgATGCGGCCACAAAGCAAGCTCAGACTAGTGAGGTAGGGCAGAGTTGACATTTGGGAAGAGAAGTGTGAGAGGTGGAAGACCTCAGGCATGAGTGCTGAGAAGTATGCCCTGTCCGGAGCGTCATTTTTTCCAGTTCTCAGATGAGGAAGAGCTCCAGGATCATTTCTGGCCACCCAGCTCTGTGCttcggaatcactcctggaggtgctctggggacctcAGGGGTGCCGGTGATCAAACCCTcttcatccacatgcaaggcaaatgccctacctgctgtattgtctctcaAGTCCCTAATGTTATAGGATATCATGATTGAATATGATTAGGAGTAACTATATTTTCAACTTCTGCTTTTTCACCATCCACCTACTTGTATTGTCAATTAGGAGATGAAAAGTAATTTGTTGTATTCCACAGtttctaaatgtatttattttttggctttggagaAACACACCTAGCAGGTgttgtgctctggggttactcctgggacaTTCAGTGACACCGTGGTTCAAAGCTGGTCCTATACACATGCAGATTGAATGCCTGCCTCTCTGGCCATTACTCCAGCCCAAAACTTGAGTGGTTAGTTGGTTTTATGGCAGGTCAGAGAGGGAACCCAGGCCCTTAAAGTTGCAgagcaaggggccggagagatggcatggaggtaaggcgtttacctttcatgcagaaggtcatcggttcgaatcccggcgtcccatatggtcccccgtgcctgccaggagcagtttctgagcacagagccaggaaaaacccctgagcacagccgggtgtgacccaaaaatcacaaaaaaaaaaaaaaaaaaaaaaaaaaaaaagttgcagagCAAGTCTCTTATGCTGATTCAAAACCATAGCCCAGGGCCCGGagatggcctttgccttgcaagcagctgatccaggaccaaagatggttggttcccagtgtcccatatggtcccccgtgcctgccaggagctatttctgagcagacagccaggagtaacccctgagcaagccgggtgtggcccaaaaaccaaaacaaaacaaaaaaccatagcccattcagattttttttggaaagggtgttgtttgtttgtttttgggtcatacccagcagtcaagggtactcctggctctatggtcagaaatcgctcctggcaggcacaggggaccatatgggatgccgggattcgaaccatcatccttctgcatgcaaggcaaacaccttacctccatgctatctctccgcccccccattcagatttttttcttttgtgtgtgtgtgtgtgtgtgtgtgtgtttgggggccacatatggctgtgctcagggatcacttttggagtGGCCTGGGAATCCTTGGGGATCCTGGAGAtccaacccagatcagctgtgtgcagcccctacccactgtactctctctctggccccatccccatTTCAAAATTAGACTTCAATGTTTCTTTTGGAGATTATTTAGTTAGGTTTTAGGGTCACATGCAGCagggggtaactcttggctctgccatcaggaatcagtcctggcagtacttgggggaccctatgaaatgccagaaatagaacctagggacagccacatgcaaggcaagcaccttccctgctgtactattgctctaggcccttggaaattatttttgtaagaaGTTACAAGTAAAATTTgggggttattttgttttgtttgggggccacacccggcagcactcaggggtaactcctggctctacgcacagaaattgctcctggcaggctcaggaccatacagaatgccagggattggggccggagagatagcatgaaggtaaggcgtttgcctttcatggaggaggtcatcggttcgaatcccggcgtcccatatggtcccctgtgcctgccaggaacaatttctgagcctggagccaggaataactcctgagcattgccgggtgtgacccaaaaaccacaaaacacacacacacacacacacagaatgccagggattgaacctgggtccatcctgcgttggccacatgcaaggcaaacactaccactaTATTTCAAGGGGTTGTTGGGTGCCAGGAACTAAACTAGGGGTCTCATGTATGTCTGTCTACAGGACTCTGCTCCACCCTAAGCATCCTTGCAGTCTAGGACCTTCCCCCTGTACAGTGGTGGGATCTAGCAACACGCTGAGTCATTTGGGTGGGAAATtgggtcacagtgctcaggggttattctcagCTCTTTGCTCTGGAGTGGCCCCCTAAAAgtggttgagggaccatatgtggtgtcagagattaaaccagggttagctGGATACAAAAAAGGCACACACctgaacccctgtactatcttcagCCAATAATCATAAGGTGAAGTCCTTACTAATACAGTGTTTTCTACCATTGACTGCATGGTTGCAAGTGCAAATCGCCCTCTCTTGTCTTGGGAACTACCTAACCTTTGTCACTAACCgccatcttttgttttgtttggttttggttttgggtcacacccagtggtgctcaggggttgctcctggctctatgctcagaaatcgctcctggcaggcttgggggaccatatgggatgccgggatttgaatcaccatctttctgcatgcaaggcaagcgccttacctccaccATCTTGATGCCCAGACCTGGGCACTGCTGAGTAAACACCATTCTGGCCTTGCCTGCTGTGCTGTTCTGCAGCAGCAGAGGGCAGTAGTCGCTTCAGAATTTGCAATTActgctcccctccctcccccaccccccagtccaCCACGAGTTTACTTTCTATGTGTCTCAGTGAGATTTGAGTACATTGGTAAGTCCTACAAAAAAGATAGGCCaatcctttaaaataatttgttgaaactgttatgtaattaaatttacatttaatgtgtaggatttcacacacacaaaaacagtattgttattgttatcatACCTGCCTTTGTCTATTGGGATTTATTTGGGAGTGGTGagttaggccacacctggaggtgctcagggtttactcctagctctgttccgGTATTGCTCCTGGAAAAGAATCCTATAAGGAATCCTATAAGGTGCAGGGGTTGAATCTAGGCACCATTGTATACACTGGTGTAATTGTGGGTGTTTGAATTTGGAAACATCACTTAAGAGGTGGTTCCTCTTGAGATTACTCCTTACCTTAAATGGGTTCTGTATAGCCCAGATCCTGTGGTGAGTGAAAGAAGTAAATCAGCCCACTTGGTTGGTTTTATTGACTTGGTAATGGTTCCAAGActttgaagagatagcacaggggttaaggcatttgccttgcatgcagataatcaGGGTTTAGTCCCCAGAACCCCAGAGGAGCCCCctgcccctgccaggagtgattctgagcacagagccagtagtaagccctgagcaccactgggtgtggccccaaaacaaacaaacaaacaaacaaaatgcaaggTCAATGGATCATTTTTAGACCCTTCAGACCCACCTTGCTTGGACCTGGATCACTCCCCAGCCTCCCTTTGTCCTCACAACCCTCCTTTGCTTCTTGTCACTGTCTCCCCTGCCCAAGGtaccctttccttctcttctaggTCACTGCAAATCCCTGCACAACCTCATTTGAGGGTGGGGAgagggttgggtcatacctggtggtactcaaggcttactcatttAGGAATTAAACTGGCGGGCTTGAAATCAATGGGTTTTAGGGGAGAGAattgggttggccacatccaagtCAAGTGTCCTCTCCACTGCTCCAGTCCTACTTGACCCCATTTTGTTGTCACCCAGTAATCTCATTCTCATCTTCTGGACATGGTCGCATTGATGCAACACCAGTCACTGACTCACCATCTCATCCATGGTGCTGCTGACACTACTCATCCAAGAAGATGGCCCTTGGCTGGCATGATGCCCCAACAGCCCCAGCTGTGGCACATGTTCACTGGGAGCAGCTCTGGGTAAAGGAACAACACAAGAAGGTTTCCAGAGCAGAGCACCCCATTGGGCTTGGTGCCTCGCTATCAGTTGTGGGTCTGCTTGGCCAATGCCCCACACAGTAGACTGGGCTCCTGGGAAAGCAACCCTTTGGGGTGTGGGCTGAGAATGATATCAAGGAGACTAAGAGCAGCAGAAAAGCTTGAGATGGAATCTTGGAATTGCCCAGCTGTGCTTCTGTGGCCAGAAGAATGTGGCATCAGATTAGGATAAAAGGGGGTTCATAGTACCAAAATTTGGAGAGATTCTGCTCTGTGTCTCACTGAGGGCCCCAACAGGTAGCACCACAGGTCTTCTTGCTTTTTGGTGTtgctttgatttggggccatacccagtggtactcagggcatactcctggctctgcactcaggtatcattcctggtggacctaggagaccatttggaatgctagaGATGGAATCAGggagggctgcatgcaaggcaagtgccgatccatggtgctatcactctggcttgttCTCTTGGTACTTTGAAGATGAAAGATTCCTCTCCATCTCCCTAAACTTTAATCCCAGAAAACCAGGCCCCACAAACTTGGTCCTTGTCTCTCAGAAACCATGAGGGGATACAAA
This window of the Suncus etruscus isolate mSunEtr1 chromosome 6, mSunEtr1.pri.cur, whole genome shotgun sequence genome carries:
- the PABPC4 gene encoding polyadenylate-binding protein 4 isoform X1; this encodes MNAAASSYPMASLYVGDLHSDVTEAMLYEKFSPAGPVLSIRVCRDMITRRSLGYAYVNFQQPADAERALDTMNFDVIKGKPIRIMWSQRDPSLRKSGVGNVFIKNLDKSIDNKALYDTFSAFGNILSCKVVCDENGSKGYAFVHFETQEAADKAIEKMNGMLLNDRKVFVGRFKSRKEREAELGAKAKEFTNVYIKNFGEEVDDESLKELFSQFGKTLSVKVMRDPSGKSKGFGFVSYEKHEDANKAVEEMNGKEISGKVIFVGRAQKKVERQAELKRKFEQLKQERISRYQGVNLYIKNLDDTIDDEKLRKEFSPFGSITSAKVMLEDGRSKGFGFVCFSSPEEATKAVTEMNGRIVGSKPLYVALAQRKEERKAHLTNQYMQRVAGMRALPANAILNQFQPAAGGYFVPAVPQAQGRPPYYTPNQLAQMRPNPRWQQGGRPQGFQGMPSAIRQSGPRPTLRHLAPTGNAPASRGLPTTAQRVGSECPDRLAMDFGGAGAAQQGLTDSCQSGGVPTAVQNLAPRAAVAATAPRAVTPYKYASSVRSPHPALQPLQAPQPAVHVQGQEPLTASMLAAAPPQEQKQMLGERLFPLIQTMHSNLAGKITGMLLEIDNSELLHMLESPESLRSKVDEAVAVLQAHHAKKEAAQKVGTVAAATS
- the PABPC4 gene encoding polyadenylate-binding protein 4 isoform X2 — encoded protein: MNAAASSYPMASLYVGDLHSDVTEAMLYEKFSPAGPVLSIRVCRDMITRRSLGYAYVNFQQPADAERALDTMNFDVIKGKPIRIMWSQRDPSLRKSGVGNVFIKNLDKSIDNKALYDTFSAFGNILSCKVVCDENGSKGYAFVHFETQEAADKAIEKMNGMLLNDRKVFVGRFKSRKEREAELGAKAKEFTNVYIKNFGEEVDDESLKELFSQFGKTLSVKVMRDPSGKSKGFGFVSYEKHEDANKAVEEMNGKEISGKVIFVGRAQKKVERQAELKRKFEQLKQERISRYQGVNLYIKNLDDTIDDEKLRKEFSPFGSITSAKVMLEDGRSKGFGFVCFSSPEEATKAVTEMNGRIVGSKPLYVALAQRKEERKAHLTNQYMQRVAGMRALPANAILNQFQPAAGGYFVPAVPQAQGRPPYYTPNQLAQMRPNPRWQQGGRPQGFQGMPSAIRQSGPRPTLRHLAPTGSECPDRLAMDFGGAGAAQQGLTDSCQSGGVPTAVQNLAPRAAVAATAPRAVTPYKYASSVRSPHPALQPLQAPQPAVHVQGQEPLTASMLAAAPPQEQKQMLGERLFPLIQTMHSNLAGKITGMLLEIDNSELLHMLESPESLRSKVDEAVAVLQAHHAKKEAAQKVGTVAAATS